The proteins below are encoded in one region of Chloroflexota bacterium:
- a CDS encoding Flp family type IVb pilin codes for MALFNALIASFHRDEEGQGLAEYALILALIAVIAIIALIFLGGQVKTILSNVGKSI; via the coding sequence ATGGCACTCTTCAACGCACTCATCGCATCCTTCCATCGTGACGAGGAAGGCCAGGGTCTCGCCGAGTACGCACTCATCCTCGCGCTCATCGCGGTCATCGCGATCATCGCCCTCATCTTCCTCGGCGGCCAGGTCAAGACGATCCTCAGCAACGTTGGCAAGTCCATCTAG
- a CDS encoding polysaccharide deacetylase family protein — protein MALSAVVSHGGRHRQMGGISRRAFLALAGQLVLVSAAAPSVRAAALAPLFHGPRDARVIALTIDDDWSALRTGAIFEVLARSSVAATFFPYANATLGDPGLWRAITAAGYPYANHTRSHPWMTRLAPPAQAAELSEARAILQSMTGVAMLPVFRPPYGAYDAALLEVARVAGFPTTLLWDTSAADTSRWATPAQLVAAAMDGTNGSVLLAHGGPALTPLILPTVIALYREAGFRFVTVPELLGWPTPRPPEPKPPISVLPRAR, from the coding sequence ATGGCACTCTCGGCGGTCGTCTCGCACGGAGGACGGCATCGGCAGATGGGCGGCATCTCGCGGCGCGCGTTCCTCGCGCTGGCTGGGCAGCTCGTGCTTGTCAGCGCCGCCGCGCCCTCCGTGCGCGCCGCGGCGCTCGCCCCGCTCTTCCACGGGCCACGCGACGCCCGGGTGATCGCGCTCACCATCGATGACGACTGGTCGGCGCTGCGCACCGGCGCCATCTTCGAGGTCCTCGCCCGCTCGTCGGTGGCGGCGACCTTCTTCCCCTACGCCAATGCCACGCTCGGCGATCCAGGGCTGTGGCGGGCCATCACGGCGGCCGGCTACCCCTACGCGAACCACACCCGCAGCCATCCCTGGATGACCCGCCTCGCACCGCCGGCCCAGGCCGCCGAGCTCAGCGAGGCGCGGGCCATCCTGCAGTCGATGACCGGGGTGGCGATGCTGCCGGTCTTCCGGCCGCCCTACGGAGCGTATGACGCGGCGCTCCTCGAGGTCGCGAGGGTAGCGGGCTTCCCGACCACGCTGCTGTGGGACACGAGCGCCGCCGACACCTCGCGGTGGGCCACCCCGGCCCAGCTCGTGGCGGCGGCCATGGACGGCACCAACGGCTCCGTGCTGCTCGCCCACGGGGGGCCCGCGCTCACCCCCCTCATCCTGCCCACGGTCATCGCCCTCTACCGGGAGGCTGGCTTTCGCTTCGTGACGGTGCCCGAGCTGCTCGGCTGGCCGACGCCGCGCCCGCCCGAGCCCAAGCCGCCGATCTCTGTCCTGCCGCGGGCCCGGTAG